TCAACAGCCCGCAGATCAACGAGATCATGCAATGGGAAGATGGCCTGAAGATTTATGATTTCAACGCCGACGACTATCAGTATGGTTCTGTTATTGACGGTTTTTGCCTTCGATATTCCCAGGCGATCCCGTTTACCATTCCGAAAGGCATTTTTGACAACCTTTCGGGAACCCCGGTCCGGACTTTGGCAGTCTACGATGTTTTGATCAGCAATAAGCAAACGGATTCGGATGATATCTACGACATGGTTGAGGCTATTTTCAGCTCCAAGGCACGGCTGGCACGCGACAATTTCGAATTTGCCCTGCTCAACGATGACTTTGACAGCCACACTTTTCTATTTCCTTTACATGCCGGTAGCAAAGCTTACTTGAATCGTAACCAGCCCACCTTTTGGGAGAGATATGCAGAGTTGGTAGGAGTGCTCGTTTCGGTTCTGGCTATTTCGGCAGGTGCGGCCTCTACTGCCTATCATAAACTTAAGCAAAGAAGGAAAGATAAGATAGATGAATATTATACTAAAGTGATCTCTATTAGCAATAAATCCTATTATAAGAGCGTATCTCCTGATGAACGGAAGTTGCTGTTGGAAGAATTATTACAGATCAGGTTTGATGTATTCCAGTTGCTCATCAAAGAACGGATCAGCGCCAACAGTGCTTTTATTATATTTTTATTGCTAACCCAATCTACTATTCAGTATCTGGAATCGAAGGTTGAGCTAAAGAATAGTTATGAAATAGCAGATATTTAGAGTATAAAGGGGCGTGCTGGCGGATGAGAATCTGCCTGTAGTTTTTTCCTGTTTTTAACAAATACAATAAATAATGGCAAAGAGAACCAATAAATATCGACTCACCCTTGAACAGCTATCGCTGGCAAAGGAAGATGGTGTGTTGCAGCCACCAGTACAATTTGAGTTTGAAAATCATGATGAAATATTTAATATCATGGAAATCCTGAAAGAGAAGAATCTTTTTGGAAATGAAAACCAGTCAGTTGAATTTGCTGTGGGTTTAAAGCTGTTCGGTGAGGTGATGCTAAAAAACAGAAAGCATCCGCTTTTTGAAATTTTAAATCCGGCTTTTGGAGAGTTTATGAAAAAACTGAAGAGTAGCTGAGTAATACCCTGCTAAATCCGGATAATCGGGCTAATGGCTATGTTGCAAGGAAGATTTCAGTGAAGACTGTCTTATAATAAGTTTTGGCTGTAGCACCGTTTTTTGGGTTCGGCGGGGAGTATTGTTGACCAAGTTATTTAAATGATCAAAAAACAGCTCGCCGGTAACGTGCCCCATGGTAAGGCTTAGCTGGTCTACAGTGGTTAACGTAGGGTCAGTAAAGGAAGTGAAGGGTTCGTTGGAAAAACCCACAAGAGCAACCTCCTGGGGTATTTTAATCTTCCTTTCTTTTAACACCTGCATAGCTCCCATAGCACCATAGTCACTGGCCGAAAATATGGCATCAGGCATCATTTCGATTTCCAAAAGCTGCAACATGCTTTGCCTGCCACCTTCGAGTTGCAGGTTGCTTTCTATTATGAGGTGTTCGTCGACAGGTATATTGTTGTCCTTCAGAGCATCTGTATATCCTCTGAGACGATCCCTGTAAATACTTATTTTCACGGGACTGGTAAAGTGAGCTATCCGTTTACAGCCTTCCTCAATTAAGTGGCTTACCGCAGTATATGCCCCCTGGTAATCATCTATCATTACTTGGTTTACCCTCAGGTGATCTGTACTTCGATCAAACAGAACGATCGGGATTTCTTTATTCAGCAGAGCTTGAAAATGTTCAAAATTGGTAGTCTCTTTAGCAAAGGAAGCTATTATACCATCAACACGGGCATTGACTAAGGCCTCTAATGTTTGGATTTCTTTACCATGGTCATCATACGATTGACATATTATGATTTTATAGTTCAGGCGGTTAGCAACCTCTTCTATACCTCTAACCACTGATGAAAAGAATGCCCTGTCTGCTGTAGGTACAATTACTCCTATAAGATTGCTTTTACCGTTTCTAAGTGCTGCGGCAATGTTGTTGGGTTGATAATTCAACTTTTTGGCGGCCTCCAACACTGCCTCGCGCGTACTTTTACTTATTCTGGGATTATTATTTAAAGCCCTCGAAACCGTAGAGGCGGTTGTATTGAGGTAAGATGCAATGTCATGAATGGTGGTTTTTGCTGCCATTAACCTGATTGTTTAGAAGCTAAAATACTTTCAATCTTACTAAAGACTTTTTATAGATAATCATTGTATGGGAAGCACGTAAGGCAAAATGTCTTCATTAAATGAATTCTGAGCAAACGATTGTGCAATTTATAAAAAGTATTCAGTTATTGTGCATAATGCTATATCAACTTTTCAGGCGTAAATAATAGAATATTTGGTAAAAATGGATTCATATAATATATAATGTATGTTTTGGAAAGAAAATCAGATTTTGATTTTGAAAAAGAATAATAATTTCTTAATATGCAATCGATTGCACATATTTTGCAAGATTGAACACTAAAACCTCACTACACTATGAGTAAAACTACTCTCCTATTAAAGAAATCATTAACTGTCCTGATCCTTACAGGAGTTGCCATTTTTGGCCCTGTGATCAGCTACGCCCAAAGCGTTACTGCCTCCGGAACAGTTAAGGCCGCGGACGGTGAGATGCTGCCGGGTGTGTCGGTCGTAGAGAAAGGCACCTCCAATGGTACAGTCACCGATATCCAGGGCGCATTTAAGATCAGCGTTAGTGAAAATGCCACCCTCGTATTTTCATTTATTGGTATGCAGTCTCAGGAAGTAAGCGTTGGAAACCAGACTTCATTTAACATTACTATGGAGGAGGATGTCACGCAGCTTGCCGAAGTAGAGATTGTAGATGTTGGCTATGGAACCATGAAAAGATCTGACCTTACCGGATCTGTTGCCTCGGTTTCAGCAGAAACCCTTCAAAAAATACCTGTAGCCAGTGCCGCAGAAGCGATTACCGGTCGTTTGCCCGGTGTGAGGGTTCAGACGACTGATGGCTCACCCGATGCCGAAATTGTGATCCGTGTAAGAGGCGGAGGCTCTGTGACGCAGGATAACTCTCCTTTATATGTGGTGGATGGCTTTATCATGAGCAGCATACGCGATATTCCTCCTACTGACATAGCCAGTATTGACGTACTTAAAGATGCCGCGGCTACTGCTATTTATGGAGCCAGTGCTGCCAATGGCGTTATCATCATCAACACCAAGAAACCCAAGGCCGGAAGAGTATCAGTAAACTACAACGGTTTTGCCAAGTACAAACATCTGCCTGAAAACCGCAAGTATGAGGTTTTGTCTCCTTACGACTATGTAATGGCTAATTATGAAACAGCCAAACTAAAGTCTGAGGCCGATGTGGAGAATTTTGAAAAGTATTTTGGTAAGTATGATGACCTTGAACTGTATAAAAACAAAGCCGGAACAGACTGGCAAGACGAACTTTTTGGCGGAGGTCAGTTTTCTCAGTATCACAATGTAAGCCTTAGCGGTGGTTCTGAGAATACAAGGATTTCGCTTAGCCTTACCAACAATAATGAGGAAGGGCTCATCTCCGGCTCCGGTTATGAAAGAAATGTGGCCAACCTGAAGTTAAATCAGAATATTTCCGACAAACTTTCATTTGATTTTGGCTCTCGTATCACCTATTCAATAACGAACGGATCGGGTACATCCGGAAGCTCTCAGCTTAGAGTTAAGGATGCCATCACTACCCGCCCTGTCAACGGCATTGCCGACGAACTTGATATCGATCTTAATGCAATCGATGCCAGTGATGATTACCAGTCTTTCCTGTTAAGTATGATCAATCCCGCAGAGCTGGCCGAGCAGGACTGGCGCAAGCAAACGGATAAAAACTATGCCTTCAACGGAGGCCTTACCTGGAAGGCTACCAACAACCTTACATTTACAACAGTAGCCAACGGACAAACCAATTTCAGAGAAAGACTCAGATTTTACGGCCCACTGACCGGAGAATCGCAAAAGGAAGGAAGCAGCCTGCCTTTAGGAACGATTGAAGAGCGCCAGGGCTGGTCATACAGATGGTACAATACTGTAGGTTACAACTTCAAAGACCTGGGTCGCCACAAACTGGATCTTTTAGTAGGCCACGAAATTAACTCTAACGGAGGCGAAAGCTCTTTTGTACGCCAGGAAGAATTCAGGGTGTCCATTACCCCTGAAGAAATGTTTGCCAACATGCAACTGGGTGAAGGTCAGTTATTCTATTCGTCAGAAGAATTTACTGAAGATAACAAACTTTCATTTTTTGGAAGGGTAAACTATCAGTGGGACGATCGGTTTTTATTAACAGCTACTTTCAGAAGAGATGCCAATAGCAAGTTTGCGAAGGATAAGCGTGTAGGTTTCTTCCCTGCAGTGGCCCTTGGATGGAAAATCTCCGAAGAAGCCTTCATGTCTAATGTTACTTTCGTAGACCAATTGAAATTAAGGGTAAGCTATGGAGAAATTGGTAATGACAAAGTAGACAGAACGGCATCGAGGTTCCTGTTTTCACCCTCCAATGACAACGGTCCTGGATTTGGCAACGAGTATAATACTTATTACTCACCATCATCAGATGTTTTATATAACCCTTTTCTGATCTGGGAAACTACAGTTAGCCGAAATGCCGGTATTGATTTCTCCCTTTTTAAAGCCAGTGTCACTGGTAGTTTTGATGCATATTATAATACCACAAATGATCTTTTACTGGATAAGGCAATCTCACCTATTTCAGGGTTCCAAACTCAGTGGGACAATATCGGCAGTACCTCCAATCGGGGTATTGAGCTGGGACTGGAAGGCTACATTATTGATAATAACGACTTCTCTCTTTCAGCCAATATTAACTTTGGTATGAATAAAGGCAAAATAGAAGAATTGGATGGTACTGACGAGCGATTCTTTCAGTCTAACTGGGCAGGTACCGATCTCAAAGACAGAAATGATTTCCTGCTGCGTGTGGGAGAGACTATCGGCTTAATTTATGGCTATGAAAATGACGGTATGTATACTGTAGATGACTTTGAAAGTTATGATGAGGCAACGGATACCTACATACTTAAGGAAGGAGTGGTGGACAACAGTGCTACAATTGGAGTTAACTCTTTAAGGCCAGGGTACATGAAGATAAAAGATGCTGATGGAAACGGAGAGATCGACAGCGAAGACAGGAGGGTAATTGGTAACGCCCTTCCCAAGGCCCAGGGAGGTTTTGGGTTTAATGCCAGATATAAGGGATTTGATGCCTCCATATTCTTCAACTGGTCTTATGGCAATGACATCTACAATACCGGTAAAATAGAGTATAACCAATACTACCGCACTACTTATGGCAATATGCTGAATACCATGAGCCCTGACAATCGATTTACTTATATCGATGTTGACGGTGCATATACCGGTACACCTGGAGAAGTGGTAACAGATCTTGAGCAACTAAGAGATATGAACCAAGGCAAGTCAATGTGGAGTGGTAATAATTCATTTGGCACCGCCACTGCAGTACTTACTGACTGGGCCGTGGAAGACGGATCTTTCATCAGGCTCAATACATTGACACTGGGCTATACACTACCTGTTGATCTGATTTCCAAAGTTAAACTGTCGCAGGTCAGGATATATGCGACAGGCTATAACCTGGCTTTATGGACCAACTATTCAGGTTTTGATCCTGAAGTGAGCACCACAAGAAGCAGCTCTTACTCTGCACTGACTCCTGGAGTAGATTACTCATCATACCCAAGAAGCAGGTCATATACCGTAGGTGTGAATATTACTTTTTAATTGTCGCAAAAAATTACAGAGATATGAAATTTAGATATTTAATATTGGCCATGGCAGCTCTGATAACCGCTTCATGCGATGATTATCTGGAGCCGCAATCGTTGTCAACCTTTGATAGTGAGTATGTGTTTTCAAATGCGGAAGACGCCCGTAGAGGAGTAAATGCCATTTACGTCCACTTTAGCCATGATGGTTTCAGGTCGCGATTGTCTAATAATATGACAGGCAACACTGACATTGAACATAGCAGTGGTTGGGGCAGTGACGGTGCCCGTTATCAGATATGGGACCTCAATGCCCAGGAAAACAATGGAGACCTTGATTATGTATGGGATATCGGATATAAAGCTATAAGAGATGCTAATATCGCTATTGAAGGTATTCTGGCTAGCGAAGCATACAATTCGGATGATAAGGTGCTTGCTGCTGATATGGGTCATCTGTTAGGAGAAGCATATACACTGCGTGCTTATTGGTATAGCATACTTACGTTCTATTTTGGAGACGTACCGTTTATTACCCAAGCTCCTAAAATTGGGGTAGACTTCAACCTGCCTAAAGAAGATCGCAACGTGATATTGTCTTCCGTGATCCATGATATGATTGAAGCCGAAGAGGGGATGTATTGGGCCGATGAAGCACCTTTTGGTATTGAGCAGGTAAATCGTGAGTATACACTGGGCATGATCGCCCGCCTTTCATTACAAAGAGGTGGCTGGTTTTTGAAACCTGATATGACTATGGACAGGGCTTCGGATTACCTGGCCTATTACGACACGGCACGTCAATATACCGGCAAGCTGATACAACTAAAAGACCGTGAATTGCCTCAGGACTATCGGCAGGTATTTCTAAACCAGTCAAAATTTATTAATCCTGTTAACGCAGATGTACTTTTTGAAGTCCCCTTTGCCATTGGTGAGGGAGACGTGGGTTGGAATATAGGTGTGGGAGTTTATAGTGGCCCCTATGGATCAGGAAATAATTATATGAAAATACCACTCACATACTTCTACTCTTTTGACAGGGCAGACCAAAGAAGGGATGTGACATGCGCACTATATGAATATCCGAATGAGACTCCGACGAAGGAAGATTTGGAGCCGCAGGAGCTGATAGATTTAAATAATAAAGGAATTTCTCAAGGCAAATGGAGTCGCACTTATTTGGAAAAAGCTCCCGGAAGTAATACATCAAAAGGCACCGGTATAAACTGGCCTATGCTGAGATATGCAGATGTACTTCTTATGTATGCAGAAGCTGAAAACGAACTCAACGGCCCTACAGGGCAGGCTCAGGAAATGTTGCGCCGGGTAAGACAAAGAGCTTTTCCGGACTCTGTATGGGCAGAGAAAGTCGATACTTACATCAATACCGCTTCGGCCAGTAAAGAGTCTTTTTTCGAGGCCATTGTGGATGAAAGAGCCTGGGAGTTTGGAGGTGAGATGATTAGAAAATATGAGCTTATTCGCTGGAACATTTATTCAGAGAAAGTACAGGAAACAGTTGCCGGCCTTAAAAAAATGGCTGACGAAGCAGGTAGTGGTGATATGCCACAATATTTGTATGTAAGAAATGAGCCGGATGGAACATTGGTCATATACGATCTTTATTCTAACGTGGCCCCTCCGGATCCTGATAATTGGAGGCAAAGAGATTGGGTTGAGGCCCTGATTGATTTGAACCAGCCTGATAGTTATCAGCAGTGGATTACTAAAGACTGGGCAAGGTATACGCACCCTGTTAGATATATTTTTCCGATACCGACCATTGGCATAGACAATAGCCAGGGCGTATTGCAAAATGACGGCTATGGCTTCTAATAAGAACTTAAAATATTATACAATGAAAAATATCAAATCAAATATTTATAAAGCATCAGGTATCCTCCTGTTGGGCATGCTGGCTATGTTCGCCTGCAATGATGATGAGGAGGTATTTGAAAAAACCAGGTTATTCAGGCCCGTTTTAAATGAGAAGCTCTATGCGGAAGGCAATACGATCATTGCTGATATAGGTAACTTAAAGGAGGCAATATCTTATACCATTGAAGTTAGCCGTGATACCTTTAAAACCATAGATTATACATTTGATGCTGATACCAGCTATGTAGAGATCAATGAGACAACAGTAGGTGAAGAGCTGCTTTGGTTTACCATCTATCAGGTCCGTGCAACAGCTCATGCAGCAGACCCGCAGTATGATAGCAAGTCATCTGATCTGGGGGCAGTAAGAACACAAAAATATCCTTCAAATCAAGGGGCACCAAACCTTCAGTTTGATGTCACCGACACCAGGGCCAGAGTGTTCTGGTCCACTTCAGGAGATTTAATCGATAGAGTGAGAGTATATGCTATCAATGACCTCAGGCTGGAAACTCCATTATTTGATATTGAACTAACTCAGGAACAAATAGACGATAATGAGGCGATTGTTAATAATTTGACACCTGTTACTACATATCAAATTGCCATTTATTCAGGGGAGACTTTACGGGGATGGGAAGTATATACTACCAAACCAGCTTTGGAATTCGGCGACCGCCCTGTCTATGACCTTTCAGGGATTGAAAGCGAGGATATTCTGGCCGATACACTTGGCGATATTGAGGATGGTGCAGTAGTGATAGTGGAGCCAGGTAGGGTTTATCAGGCCAATGGATATGCCTTTAATAGTTCTGTATTGATCATAAGCGGTTATGGTTTTACTCCTGCTTTACCACTCATCAATACGTCTAGTGGTAATTATGATATAACGGACGGAGCAACAATAGATTCTTTGGTATTTAAAAATGTGGCCATTCATGGAGATTTTTCTGGTGGCTATGTTTTTAATATTTCTGTATCAGGCTCTATTGGCGAAATTAAGTTTGAAGGTTGCGAAATTCACTCCCACAGAGGTATCACAAGAATCAAAGGAGGTATTGGTACTGTTGACAAATATTCAATAGTGAATTCTGTAGCTGATAGCATTAATGGATATGCTGCATTTTATGTAGACACCGATGGCTGGACGGCTGGAGATGTTCTACTTGAAAACTCAACATTCTCCAAATTTCAATACTTCCTGGCAAGCAGAACAAATACTGGTTCTATAACTATTGAGAGCTGTACCATAGACCAGGCTCCTGAAGCAGGTCGCCAAATGTTCAGATGGCGAGGAGGTGATGGCAAGAATAATGTGACTGGGGGCATAAAAATTCATAATACCATTTGGGGGCCTGGCTGGGATATGAGTGGGGCTGAAGTTTATTCTGTAAAAGGTGTTGAAGGTCTTGGCTCCACTACTTTCGATATCATCAACACATGGAGTCCTTCTGATTTCTCCTTTTCCGGAAATGACATTGCAGGCTTCCCATCATTCATTTACAGTGGCACTGCGGATGACCTTTGGGTAGATAGAGAAAATATGGATTACAACATTAAAGACAAAGGCTTCTCTGCTGCAAATAGCGCAGGAGACCCCAGATGGAGGTCCGGACTATAGTTAGGTTTCTTCATATTGTACGAGATGCGGTCATTAGCATGACCGCATCTTAAATTTTGTCAGGAAGGCTCTTCATTAGTTAGATCATTTAAATCATTTTACATTCCATGAGATCGTTCAATAAACTATGTTTAATTTTCGCCCTATCCTTTTTCATTTTTCTGGTCAATTGTGGAGGTGACGACTCTGACCCCGGGCCAGGTTCCGGTTCGGATACCACTTCGGTAACTGATCCTGATCCCGATCCTGATACAACCACTCAGCAGCAGGATTCGCTTCCTGTAAATGAGGTGGCCTATGCGTTTGAAGGCGCTGAAGGTTTTGGAAGAAATACCACTGGAGGCCGTGGAGGCAAAGTGATCTATGTGACTAACCTCAATGATTCCGGCACGGGTAGCCTGAGAGCAGCCATCCAAACCAGTGGTTCGCGGTACATTCTTTTCAAAGTGTCCGGTATCATCGCTCTGAACTCAGAGCTAAAGATACAAAATGGCGATGTAACCATAGCAGGGCAAACCGCACCCGGAGATGGCATTACCCTTAAAAACTATCCCGTAACAATTGCCGCCGATAATGTAATCATCCGGTTTGTACGGTTCAGAATGGGTGATGAAGCCCAGGCCGAAGGAGATGCCCTGGGAGGTCGCTTCCATAAAAATATTATTATAGATCATTGCTCTATGAGCTGGTCAACGGATGAGTGTGTGTCGTTTTATGCCAATGAGAATACTACCGTACAGTGGTGCGTAATCGGCGAAAGCCTGAGAAATTCAGTTCATGATAAAGGAGCCCATGGCTATGGGGGTATATGGGGAGGCAGGTATGCTTCGTTCCATCATAACCTGCTGGCCCATCATGATAGCAGGAACCCAAGACTTGGGGAGGCGGCCGGCGATGCATTCGCGCTCACCGATCTTGTAGATTTGAGAAACAATGTCATCTACAACTGGGGTGGTAACAGCACCTACGGAGGTGAAGCCATGAATGTAAATATTGTTAACTGCTACTACAAAGCCGGTCCGGCCACCCCGGGTTCTAAAAATGACAGGATTGTTTCTATCGACAAGAATAAGGTGGAAGGTACCGACGTATACGATATCTGGGGCAAATTTTTCATAGATGGAAACTATATACATGGAAGCACACAGGCTACAAATGATAACTGGACGCATGGCGTGTATGCTCACTTTCATGGCAGCTATGGTACCGTTTCAGAAGAGGATAAAACAAACATGCGCCTGAGTGCACCACTTGATATCCAGAATAATGTAAACACCCATACTGCAGAGGTAGCATATGAAAAAGTACTAGGTTTCGGCGGGGCCTCGCTGGTAAGGGATGCAGTGGATGAACATATCATTAACGACGTTAAAAACGGAAACTACACTTACGAAGGTTCTAATGGTAGCACCAACGGCATTATTGATACACAAAGTGATGTAGGCGGGTGGCCTGTTTTAAATTCTGA
This region of Fulvivirga ulvae genomic DNA includes:
- a CDS encoding TAXI family TRAP transporter solute-binding subunit, producing the protein MCKNYFWVSFFVILSSLHLSCGRNNSFTIISEHTEDSGKAGKSIVGALQRSLEDTGTKMSVKVDTTWQERSILDKINSGSEDMALVKNSIAIDDSYPNIRTVMPLFPEVLLTLYKGEEHTLDSLLAHGNVVFIIDKDEEQQLIESFLDMLQLVPSRARRVKKHGETETLRRAVKSADVIMLLSSLNSPQINEIMQWEDGLKIYDFNADDYQYGSVIDGFCLRYSQAIPFTIPKGIFDNLSGTPVRTLAVYDVLISNKQTDSDDIYDMVEAIFSSKARLARDNFEFALLNDDFDSHTFLFPLHAGSKAYLNRNQPTFWERYAELVGVLVSVLAISAGAASTAYHKLKQRRKDKIDEYYTKVISISNKSYYKSVSPDERKLLLEELLQIRFDVFQLLIKERISANSAFIIFLLLTQSTIQYLESKVELKNSYEIADI
- a CDS encoding DUF3861 domain-containing protein, encoding MAKRTNKYRLTLEQLSLAKEDGVLQPPVQFEFENHDEIFNIMEILKEKNLFGNENQSVEFAVGLKLFGEVMLKNRKHPLFEILNPAFGEFMKKLKSS
- a CDS encoding LacI family DNA-binding transcriptional regulator, whose translation is MAAKTTIHDIASYLNTTASTVSRALNNNPRISKSTREAVLEAAKKLNYQPNNIAAALRNGKSNLIGVIVPTADRAFFSSVVRGIEEVANRLNYKIIICQSYDDHGKEIQTLEALVNARVDGIIASFAKETTNFEHFQALLNKEIPIVLFDRSTDHLRVNQVMIDDYQGAYTAVSHLIEEGCKRIAHFTSPVKISIYRDRLRGYTDALKDNNIPVDEHLIIESNLQLEGGRQSMLQLLEIEMMPDAIFSASDYGAMGAMQVLKERKIKIPQEVALVGFSNEPFTSFTDPTLTTVDQLSLTMGHVTGELFFDHLNNLVNNTPRRTQKTVLQPKLIIRQSSLKSSLQHSH
- a CDS encoding SusC/RagA family TonB-linked outer membrane protein, which translates into the protein MSKTTLLLKKSLTVLILTGVAIFGPVISYAQSVTASGTVKAADGEMLPGVSVVEKGTSNGTVTDIQGAFKISVSENATLVFSFIGMQSQEVSVGNQTSFNITMEEDVTQLAEVEIVDVGYGTMKRSDLTGSVASVSAETLQKIPVASAAEAITGRLPGVRVQTTDGSPDAEIVIRVRGGGSVTQDNSPLYVVDGFIMSSIRDIPPTDIASIDVLKDAAATAIYGASAANGVIIINTKKPKAGRVSVNYNGFAKYKHLPENRKYEVLSPYDYVMANYETAKLKSEADVENFEKYFGKYDDLELYKNKAGTDWQDELFGGGQFSQYHNVSLSGGSENTRISLSLTNNNEEGLISGSGYERNVANLKLNQNISDKLSFDFGSRITYSITNGSGTSGSSQLRVKDAITTRPVNGIADELDIDLNAIDASDDYQSFLLSMINPAELAEQDWRKQTDKNYAFNGGLTWKATNNLTFTTVANGQTNFRERLRFYGPLTGESQKEGSSLPLGTIEERQGWSYRWYNTVGYNFKDLGRHKLDLLVGHEINSNGGESSFVRQEEFRVSITPEEMFANMQLGEGQLFYSSEEFTEDNKLSFFGRVNYQWDDRFLLTATFRRDANSKFAKDKRVGFFPAVALGWKISEEAFMSNVTFVDQLKLRVSYGEIGNDKVDRTASRFLFSPSNDNGPGFGNEYNTYYSPSSDVLYNPFLIWETTVSRNAGIDFSLFKASVTGSFDAYYNTTNDLLLDKAISPISGFQTQWDNIGSTSNRGIELGLEGYIIDNNDFSLSANINFGMNKGKIEELDGTDERFFQSNWAGTDLKDRNDFLLRVGETIGLIYGYENDGMYTVDDFESYDEATDTYILKEGVVDNSATIGVNSLRPGYMKIKDADGNGEIDSEDRRVIGNALPKAQGGFGFNARYKGFDASIFFNWSYGNDIYNTGKIEYNQYYRTTYGNMLNTMSPDNRFTYIDVDGAYTGTPGEVVTDLEQLRDMNQGKSMWSGNNSFGTATAVLTDWAVEDGSFIRLNTLTLGYTLPVDLISKVKLSQVRIYATGYNLALWTNYSGFDPEVSTTRSSSYSALTPGVDYSSYPRSRSYTVGVNITF
- a CDS encoding RagB/SusD family nutrient uptake outer membrane protein; translated protein: MKFRYLILAMAALITASCDDYLEPQSLSTFDSEYVFSNAEDARRGVNAIYVHFSHDGFRSRLSNNMTGNTDIEHSSGWGSDGARYQIWDLNAQENNGDLDYVWDIGYKAIRDANIAIEGILASEAYNSDDKVLAADMGHLLGEAYTLRAYWYSILTFYFGDVPFITQAPKIGVDFNLPKEDRNVILSSVIHDMIEAEEGMYWADEAPFGIEQVNREYTLGMIARLSLQRGGWFLKPDMTMDRASDYLAYYDTARQYTGKLIQLKDRELPQDYRQVFLNQSKFINPVNADVLFEVPFAIGEGDVGWNIGVGVYSGPYGSGNNYMKIPLTYFYSFDRADQRRDVTCALYEYPNETPTKEDLEPQELIDLNNKGISQGKWSRTYLEKAPGSNTSKGTGINWPMLRYADVLLMYAEAENELNGPTGQAQEMLRRVRQRAFPDSVWAEKVDTYINTASASKESFFEAIVDERAWEFGGEMIRKYELIRWNIYSEKVQETVAGLKKMADEAGSGDMPQYLYVRNEPDGTLVIYDLYSNVAPPDPDNWRQRDWVEALIDLNQPDSYQQWITKDWARYTHPVRYIFPIPTIGIDNSQGVLQNDGYGF
- a CDS encoding DUF5123 domain-containing protein, yielding MKNIKSNIYKASGILLLGMLAMFACNDDEEVFEKTRLFRPVLNEKLYAEGNTIIADIGNLKEAISYTIEVSRDTFKTIDYTFDADTSYVEINETTVGEELLWFTIYQVRATAHAADPQYDSKSSDLGAVRTQKYPSNQGAPNLQFDVTDTRARVFWSTSGDLIDRVRVYAINDLRLETPLFDIELTQEQIDDNEAIVNNLTPVTTYQIAIYSGETLRGWEVYTTKPALEFGDRPVYDLSGIESEDILADTLGDIEDGAVVIVEPGRVYQANGYAFNSSVLIISGYGFTPALPLINTSSGNYDITDGATIDSLVFKNVAIHGDFSGGYVFNISVSGSIGEIKFEGCEIHSHRGITRIKGGIGTVDKYSIVNSVADSINGYAAFYVDTDGWTAGDVLLENSTFSKFQYFLASRTNTGSITIESCTIDQAPEAGRQMFRWRGGDGKNNVTGGIKIHNTIWGPGWDMSGAEVYSVKGVEGLGSTTFDIINTWSPSDFSFSGNDIAGFPSFIYSGTADDLWVDRENMDYNIKDKGFSAANSAGDPRWRSGL
- a CDS encoding pectate lyase family protein encodes the protein MRSFNKLCLIFALSFFIFLVNCGGDDSDPGPGSGSDTTSVTDPDPDPDTTTQQQDSLPVNEVAYAFEGAEGFGRNTTGGRGGKVIYVTNLNDSGTGSLRAAIQTSGSRYILFKVSGIIALNSELKIQNGDVTIAGQTAPGDGITLKNYPVTIAADNVIIRFVRFRMGDEAQAEGDALGGRFHKNIIIDHCSMSWSTDECVSFYANENTTVQWCVIGESLRNSVHDKGAHGYGGIWGGRYASFHHNLLAHHDSRNPRLGEAAGDAFALTDLVDLRNNVIYNWGGNSTYGGEAMNVNIVNCYYKAGPATPGSKNDRIVSIDKNKVEGTDVYDIWGKFFIDGNYIHGSTQATNDNWTHGVYAHFHGSYGTVSEEDKTNMRLSAPLDIQNNVNTHTAEVAYEKVLGFGGASLVRDAVDEHIINDVKNGNYTYEGSNGSTNGIIDTQSDVGGWPVLNSEDSPIDTSGDGMPDTWKTQMGLNPAEFEANDHDLSTGYENIEVYLNSLVSAITSGQK